The following are encoded in a window of Pseudomonas multiresinivorans genomic DNA:
- the cobN gene encoding cobaltochelatase subunit CobN gives MHLLRTQPGGFVPDDGIADLAQTPADLVILCSGDSHLALLAEAARELPEDYPSLRLANPMQLQNHASVDLYVDEVLQHAKVILISVHGGVGYWRYGMEQLAALAERGITLIAVPGDDKPDPELTALCNVPAQDAERLWQYLRQGGMDNARQFFACLATCHLQRDYAWNEPQTLPRVALYHPQTGSCDLARWQADWHPECPVAALLFYRTHLQAANTGFIDAFCECLQAQGINPLPIAVASLKEAACLETVENLLDSADAELIINTTGFAQSNPESPQDRPFSRDVPVLQAICSLDNLDLWRANPQGLGPRDLAMHIALPELDGRLITRPISFKGLAWRSERSQSDVVCYLPHRPGMDFVAELARRWMLLARKANADKRVALILANYPTRDGRIGNGVGLDTPAAALNILRALEAQGYPVAGLPESGTALIHSLLGGVSNDLDSLDLRPCAQSLALDDYLACFARLPEVNQQAVRERWGEPQQDPMFRSGRMMVAGLRFGLGFVGIQPARGYQLDAAAIYHDPSLVPPHGYLAFYFWLREVFGADALVHVGKHGNLEWLPGKGVGLSEECWPDAILGPLPNLYPFIVNDPGEGAQAKRRAQAVIIDHLMPPLTRAENYGPLRDLERLADEYYDASLLDPRRANELRGDILTLVRDTSLDRELGLQLSDDPESWLPQLDAYLCDLKESQIRDGLHVFGESPVGELRRDTLLSLVRIPRGDGRGGNASLLRALSEDLKLGRDPLDEAFAEPWEGPRPDVLTAVSDEPWRSNGDTRERLELFALRLIDGSASAPGSASAAVLAQLHQQIAPALDACGASEIGHLLAGLAGRFVPPGPSGAPSRGRVDVLPTGRNFFTVDVRNLPTPTAFRLGFQSASRLLERHLQDHGDHLRQLGLSVWGTATMRTGGDDIAQALALLGVRPVWQTGSQRVEDFEILPISLLDRPRVDVTLRVSGFFRDAFANLIRLFDAAVQAVAALDEPDDLNPLAARVRADQARLLSDGLESDEARRQAGWRIFGAQPGAYGAGVQGVIESRQWDSRADLAEAYLNWGGYAYGAGDDGTPARERFAQRLSGLQAVLHNQDNREHDILDSNDYYQFQGGMLAAAEVIQGQSLSSYHGDHSQPDNPRIRTLKEELGRVVRSRAVNPKWIAGMKRHGYKGAFELAATVDYLFAFDATSELVDDHQYRLLADAYLLDDDTREFIRQHNPEALRDIAERLVEAQQRGLWEEPGEYREMLENLLVDSEEQ, from the coding sequence ATGCACCTGCTGCGCACCCAACCCGGCGGCTTCGTCCCCGACGACGGCATCGCCGACCTGGCCCAGACGCCTGCCGATCTGGTGATTCTCTGCAGCGGCGACTCGCACCTGGCGCTGCTCGCCGAGGCCGCGCGCGAGCTGCCGGAGGACTACCCAAGCCTGCGCCTGGCCAACCCGATGCAGCTGCAGAACCACGCCTCGGTAGACCTCTACGTCGACGAGGTGCTGCAACACGCCAAGGTCATCCTCATCTCGGTGCATGGCGGCGTCGGCTACTGGCGCTACGGCATGGAGCAACTGGCGGCGCTGGCCGAGCGCGGCATCACGCTGATCGCCGTACCCGGCGACGACAAGCCCGACCCCGAACTGACCGCGCTGTGCAATGTGCCCGCGCAGGACGCCGAACGCCTCTGGCAATACCTGCGCCAGGGCGGCATGGACAATGCCCGGCAGTTCTTCGCCTGCCTCGCCACGTGCCATCTGCAACGCGACTACGCCTGGAACGAGCCGCAGACGCTGCCCCGCGTCGCGCTCTATCACCCGCAGACCGGCAGTTGCGACCTCGCCCGCTGGCAGGCCGACTGGCACCCCGAGTGCCCGGTGGCCGCCTTGCTGTTCTATCGCACGCACCTGCAGGCGGCGAACACCGGATTCATCGACGCCTTCTGCGAATGCCTGCAGGCGCAAGGCATCAACCCGCTGCCCATTGCCGTGGCCAGCCTCAAGGAAGCCGCCTGCCTGGAGACGGTGGAAAACCTGCTCGATAGCGCCGACGCCGAACTGATCATCAACACCACGGGCTTCGCCCAATCGAACCCGGAATCGCCGCAGGACCGACCGTTCAGCCGCGACGTGCCGGTGCTGCAAGCCATCTGCTCGCTGGACAACCTCGACCTCTGGCGCGCCAACCCGCAGGGCCTCGGCCCGCGCGACCTGGCCATGCACATCGCGCTGCCGGAGCTGGATGGCCGCCTCATCACCCGGCCGATCAGCTTCAAGGGCCTGGCCTGGCGCAGCGAGCGCAGCCAGAGCGACGTGGTCTGCTACCTGCCGCACCGGCCGGGCATGGATTTCGTCGCCGAACTGGCGCGGCGCTGGATGCTGCTGGCGCGCAAGGCCAACGCCGACAAGCGCGTGGCACTGATCCTGGCGAACTACCCGACCCGCGATGGGCGCATCGGCAATGGTGTAGGCCTCGACACGCCGGCCGCCGCGCTGAATATCCTCCGGGCGCTGGAGGCCCAGGGCTATCCCGTCGCCGGCCTGCCCGAGTCCGGCACCGCGCTTATCCACAGCCTGCTCGGCGGCGTCAGCAACGACCTCGACAGCCTCGACCTGCGGCCCTGCGCGCAGAGCCTGGCGCTGGACGATTACCTCGCCTGCTTCGCCCGCCTGCCCGAGGTGAACCAGCAAGCCGTGCGCGAACGCTGGGGCGAGCCGCAACAGGACCCGATGTTCCGCAGCGGCCGGATGATGGTCGCCGGCCTGCGCTTCGGCCTCGGCTTCGTCGGCATCCAGCCGGCGCGCGGCTACCAGCTGGACGCCGCGGCGATCTACCACGATCCGTCGCTGGTACCGCCCCACGGCTATCTCGCGTTCTACTTCTGGCTGCGCGAAGTGTTCGGCGCCGACGCGTTGGTCCACGTCGGCAAGCACGGTAATCTGGAATGGCTGCCGGGCAAGGGCGTCGGGCTCTCCGAGGAGTGCTGGCCGGATGCGATCCTCGGCCCGCTGCCCAACCTCTACCCGTTCATCGTCAACGACCCTGGCGAAGGTGCGCAGGCCAAGCGCCGCGCCCAGGCGGTGATCATCGACCACCTGATGCCGCCGCTGACCCGCGCGGAGAACTACGGCCCCCTGCGCGACCTCGAACGCCTGGCCGACGAGTACTACGACGCCTCCCTGCTCGACCCGCGCCGCGCCAACGAACTGCGCGGCGACATCCTCACGCTGGTACGCGACACCTCGCTGGACCGCGAGCTGGGCTTGCAGTTGAGCGACGACCCGGAAAGCTGGTTGCCGCAACTGGACGCCTACCTGTGCGACCTCAAGGAATCACAGATTCGCGATGGCCTGCATGTGTTCGGCGAATCGCCAGTGGGCGAACTGCGCCGCGATACGTTGCTGTCGCTGGTGCGCATTCCCCGTGGCGACGGACGCGGCGGCAACGCCAGCCTGCTGCGGGCGCTGAGCGAAGACCTGAAGCTCGGCCGCGACCCGCTGGACGAAGCTTTCGCCGAGCCGTGGGAAGGTCCGCGCCCTGATGTGCTGACCGCCGTCAGTGACGAACCCTGGCGCAGCAATGGCGACACCCGCGAGCGCCTGGAGCTGTTCGCCCTGCGCCTGATCGATGGTTCCGCCAGCGCTCCCGGAAGCGCCAGCGCGGCGGTGCTCGCGCAACTGCACCAGCAGATCGCGCCAGCGCTCGACGCCTGCGGCGCCAGTGAGATTGGCCATCTGCTCGCCGGTCTCGCCGGCCGCTTCGTCCCGCCCGGCCCCAGCGGCGCGCCCAGTCGCGGGCGCGTCGATGTGCTGCCCACCGGGCGCAACTTCTTCACCGTGGACGTGCGCAACCTGCCCACGCCCACCGCCTTCCGCCTTGGCTTCCAGTCCGCCAGCCGCCTGCTCGAACGCCACCTGCAGGACCACGGCGACCACCTGCGCCAGCTCGGCCTGTCGGTGTGGGGCACGGCAACCATGCGCACCGGCGGCGACGATATCGCCCAGGCCCTCGCGCTACTCGGCGTGCGCCCGGTGTGGCAGACAGGCAGCCAGCGCGTGGAGGACTTCGAGATCCTGCCGATCAGCCTGCTCGACCGCCCACGGGTGGACGTGACGCTGCGGGTGTCCGGCTTCTTCCGAGATGCGTTCGCCAATCTGATCCGCCTGTTCGACGCCGCCGTGCAGGCGGTCGCCGCGCTGGACGAGCCGGACGACCTGAACCCGCTGGCCGCCCGTGTGCGTGCCGATCAGGCACGTCTGCTCAGCGATGGCCTGGAAAGCGACGAGGCCCGCCGCCAGGCCGGTTGGCGCATCTTCGGTGCGCAACCGGGCGCATACGGTGCCGGCGTGCAGGGCGTGATCGAGTCGCGCCAGTGGGACAGCCGCGCCGACCTCGCCGAGGCCTACCTGAACTGGGGCGGCTACGCCTACGGTGCCGGCGATGACGGCACCCCGGCGCGCGAGCGCTTCGCCCAGCGCCTGTCCGGCCTGCAGGCGGTGCTGCACAACCAGGACAACCGCGAGCACGACATCCTCGATTCCAACGACTACTACCAGTTCCAGGGCGGCATGCTGGCCGCCGCCGAGGTCATCCAGGGGCAATCACTTTCCAGCTACCACGGCGACCACAGCCAGCCGGACAACCCGCGCATCCGTACCCTCAAGGAAGAACTCGGCCGCGTGGTGCGTTCCCGTGCGGTGAACCCGAAATGGATTGCCGGGATGAAGCGCCACGGCTACAAAGGCGCCTTCGAACTGGCCGCGACGGTGGACTACCTGTTCGCCTTCGACGCCACCAGCGAACT